In the genome of Streptomyces fagopyri, the window GTCACCGATGTCTCGGGCAGGTACGTCCTCCACACCACCGCCGACAAGCAGTACGTGTACGCGATCGGCGACGACGGCGCCCCCGTGGTCACCCGCGCCCCCGGCGCCGCCGCCCTCTCCGGCAACGTGCTCTGGACGCCCGGCGCGACGCCCGGCACCGTCACCGCGTACGACCTGAGCGCGAAGAGGACCGTCGAGACCCTCACCACCGACGCGGGCTGCGCGCCCACCGAACTCCAGGCACTCGGCCGCTGGATCTACTGGACCTGTGACGGCAGGGCCGGAGTCTTCGACCGGACCACGAAGCGGTCCGTGGCCGTGCCGGCGGACGAGGCGAAGCTCGGCGACGGGTACGTCGTCACGCACGACAGGCGGGCCGGGAAGCTGACGCTCACGACGGTCGCCGGCGGCGGCGCCGAGAGCAGGGTCATCGGCGATCTGCCCGACACCGGGGTCTCGCAGCGGGACGTGCGCTGGACGGTCGACGAGTCCGGGGCGAACGCCGCGTACGTGGACGACCAGGAGCGCGTGCACCTCGTGCCGTCGGGCGTGCCGCAGCAGCCGCTGGGCCTGCTGTCGCCGGCCGCGAACGCGTCGTCCGTGCACGCGCGCACCAGCGACGCCACGCCGGACACCCTGACGACCCTGCTGCTGTCGAAGCCGGCCGCGAAGTGGGACCTGACGGTGCGCAGCCGCGCCACCGGCAAGGTGTACGACGACGGCCGCGACGGAGGCGCCGCGCGCGGTGAGCTGAACGTCGGCTGGTCCGGTGACGATCCGGCGCTCAACGGCGACACCTCCCTGCCGGACGGCTCCTACGACTGGACCGTGTCCGTCACGCCCGCGGACGGTGTCGGCGGGCCGCTCCAGGTGCGCGGCACCGTCCGGTTGAAGGGCGGCAGCCCGGTGCGCCACGACCACGTGGGGTCCGACGGGCAGCCGGACGGTGTCGGTGACCTGCTCACCCTCAACTCCTCGGGCGGTCTGACCTTCCAACAGGGCGACGGGAAGGGCGCGTTCGCCGGGAAGGTCACCGGCGGCGGCTGGTCGGCGAAGACGGTCGCGGTGCCGTTCGGTGATCTGAACGGCGACCGCTGCAACGACGTCCTGGTGCGGATGAGCGACGGGTCCCTGCGCGGCTACAAGCCGTCGTGCGGGACGGCGCCGGCTTCCTCGACGTCGTACAAGTCGCTCGGCACCGGCTGGAACGCGTACGACGTGCTCACCTCGCCCGGTGACCTGACCGGTGACCGGCGGGCCGATCTGCTCGCGCGCAAGGCATCGACCGGCGACCTGTACCTGTTCGCCGCGAAGAGCGACGGAACGCTCGCCGCGGGCAAGAAGATCCGTTCCGCGTGGACCGGCTACACGAAGATCGTCGGTGCCGGGGACCTGAACGGCGACGGGATCGGTGACCTCCTCGCCCGCGACAAGGCCGGGACGCTGTACCGCTACAGCGGCACGGGTACGGGGCTGTTGAAGGACCGGGTGAAGGTCTTCTCCGCCTGGGGGGCGTCCTACAACGCGGTCGTCGGGGTCGGCGACATCACCGGCGACGGGAAGAGCGACCTCGTCGAACGCGACACCGCGGGGAACCTCTACCGCAACGCCGGCACGGGGACCGGGTCGTTCGGGTCGCGGGTGAAGATCGCCGGCGGCTGGCAGGGCTACAAGGGCCTTTTCTAGCCAATCCCGCGTCTTGATCGGTGCATGTCGAGCCCCCGGTGAGGGAATCGCTGGGGGCATGACAGATGACGCCAGGACGAGTGGGCTGTCGGACGAAGAACGGCTTGCCCAGCTCGGCTATACGCAGGTTCTCGCCCGCCGCATGTCGGCGTTCTCCAACTACGCGGTCTCCTTCACGATCATCTCGGTGCTCTCGGGGTGTCTGACGCTTTATCTGTTCGGCATGAACACCGGCGGCCCCGCCGTGATCACCTGGGGTTGGGTCGCGGTCGGACTGATGACGCTGTTCGTCGGGCTGTCGATGGCCGAGATCTGTTCGGCCTATCCGACGTCGGCAGGGCTGTACTTCTGGGCGCACCGGCTCGCCCCCGAGCGGTCCGCGGCGGCCTGGGCGTGGTTCACGGGGTGGTTCAACGTCCTCGGGCAGGTCGCGGTGACCGCGGGCATCGACTTCGGCGCGGCGTCGTTCCTGGGCGCCTACCTGAACCTGCAGTTCGATTTCGAGGTCACGCCGGGCCGGACGATCCTGCTCTTCGCGGGCATCCTCGTCCTGCACGGGCTGCTCAACACCTTCGGGGTACGGATCGTCGCCCTCCTCAACGACATCAGCGTGTGGTGGCACGTGCTGGGCGTCGCGGTGATCGTGGGCGCCCTCGCCTTCGTGCCGGACCACCACCAGTCCGCCTCCTTCGTGTTCACGCACTTCGTGAACAACACCGGGTGGGGCAGCGGTGTGTACGTCGTCCTCGTCGGCCTGCTGATGGCGCAGTACACGTTCACCGGGTACGACGCCTCCGCCCATATGACGGAGGAGACACACGACGCGTCGACGGCCGGTCCCAAGGGCATCGTGCAGTCCATCTGGACGTCGTGGATCGCCGGCTTCGTCCTCCTGCTCGGCTTCACCTTCGCCATCCAGTCGTACGACAAGGAGCTGGGCTCGGCGACCGGCGCGCCGCCGGCGCAGATCCTGCTCGACGCGCTCGGGGCGACCGCGGGCAAGCTCCTGCTGCTGGTCGTGATCGGCGCGCAGCTGTTCTGCGGGATGGCGTCGGTGACCGCCAACAGCCGCATGATCTACGCCTTTTCGCGCGACGGGGCGCTGCCCTTCTCCCGCGTGTGGCACACCGTGAGCCCGCGCACGCGCACACCGGTCGCGGCGGTGTGGCTGGCGGCGCTGGCGGCGTTGGTGCTGGGGCTGCCCTACCTCATCAACGTGACCGCGTACGCGGCCGTGACGTCGATCGCCGTGATCGGGCTCTACATCGCGTACGTCATCCCGACGTTGCTGCGGCTGCGCAAGGGCGAGGCGTTCGAACGGGGGCCGTGGCACCTGGGCCGCTGGTCGCGCGCGATCGGTGTCGTCTCGGTCGTCTGGGTGGCCGTCATCACCGTTCTGTTCATGCTGCCGCAGGTCTCCCCGGTCACCTGGGAGACGTTCAACTACGCCCCGGTCGCGGTCCTCGTGGTCCTGGGTTCGGCGGCGGCCTGGTGGACGGCGTCGGCCCGCCACTGGTTCCTCAACCCCGACCACGCCCGTAACCGGGCCCGTGAGGCGGCGCGCAAGGGTGCGCCCGAACCGGTCGATCCGTAGCCTTGGGCGCGATCGGTCCCCGGCCGTGCGCGCCTTCGGCGTGGCCGGGAGACCGATACCCGATCGGAGTCCCGGCCTCGTCCGGCTATGCTCGGGGATGCGTCGGCGCGGGATGGATGCGGGCCGGTGCGTGGACCCTTAGCTCAATTGGCAGAGCAGTGGACTTTTAATCCATTGGTTGTGGGTTCGAGTCCCACAGGGTCTACCGACGAGCCCCGGACCGGAACGCTTCCGGTCCGGGGCTCCGGTGTGTCCGGGGCGGCCGGGCTCAGCCCGCCGTGAGCTCCGGCAGCGAGAGCGTGTGCTGGGTCTGGAGGACCTTGGCGCGGAGGTAGCGCACGTTGTGGGCCGTGGTGAAGACACCCGTGGGCACGCGGTGGGAGACCTCGATACCGAGGTCGCGGAGCTGCTCGGCCTTGTCGGGGTTGTTGGAGAGCAGGTCGAGGGAGCCGATGCCGAGGGCCCGGAGCATCTGGGCCGCCGCGGTGTAGTCGCGGTCGTCCTCGGGCAGGCCGAGGGCGGCGTTGGCGGCGTAGGTGTCGAGGCCCTGGTCCTGGAGGGCGTACGCGTCGAGCTTGTTGTAGAGGCCGATGCCGCGGCCCTCCTGACGCAGGTACAGGAGCACGCCGCCGCGTTCCGCGATCCGCTCCACCGCCTCGCGCAGCTGGGGTCCGCAGTCGCAGCGGGCCGAGCCGAAGACGTCGCCGGTCAGGCACTCGGAGTGCAGCCGCACCAGCGGGGTCGCGCCCGCGTCGCCGATCACGACGGCGAGGTGTTCGCGGCCGTCGGTCAGACCGTGGAAGGTGACCAGCTCCGCGTCGACCGAGTAGCCGTCGCCGAAGCGCAGGGGCACGGCGACGCGGGTGCGCACCGTGGCGGTGGGGAAGTCGCGCATGTTGTCTCTCCGGTCCAGCGGGTCGGTGGCAGTGGTTTCCCGGCGGTGTGTTTCATATTTGAAGCACAGTCTCGGAAAGCGACCGTACATGATGCTTTAAAGTTCAAGCAACACTTTCGGGGGAGACGCGCCGACCGCGGCCCGGCCGCCTCCCCCGTCCGCGCGTCCTCAGGAGGAACGCCGCCGCCATGGCAGATCTTCCCCCTGGATCCCGGGCCCGTCCCCCTGGATGCCGTGGATGACGCTCGCGCAGATCTCCTCCAACTGCCCCACCTGCTCCGGGGTCAGCCGGTCGAAGAGCGCCGTGCGCACCTGCTCCACATGTCCGGGCGCCGCCCGTTCGAGAACGTCCATGCCCTCGTCCGTGAGGACCGCGACATGACCGCGCCGGTCCGTGGGGCAGCCCTCGCGGCGCACCAGGCCGTCGTTCGCCAGCCGGGTCACGCCGTACGTCAGCCGGCTGCGGGTGATCTTCAGGACCTCGGCGAGGTCGGTCATCCGCAGCTGCCGCTCCGGGGCCTCGGACAGCATGGCCAGGATGGAGTAGTAAAGGTGGGGCATGCCGGCCTCCGCCTGGAGCTGCCGGTCGATCGTGTCCTCCAGGAGCGAGGCGGCGGCGACGTACGAGCGCCAGGCGCGTTGCTCGGCGGGGGTGAGCCAGCGGGTCGTCATGCCGTCAGTCTAGGTATTGTTTAAAACTTGAACCACTACTGAACGCCCATCTGAGTCACCAGCAGCACCAGAGCGCAGAGCTCGGAGCCGGAGGCAGCGTCCCATGCCCCATCCCTACGTCCTGTTGTCCGCCGCCGTCTCTCTCGACGGCTTCCTGGACGACACCGGCCCCGAACGGCTGCTGCTCTCGGGTCCGGCCGACTTCGACCGGGTCGACGAGGTGCGGGCGTCCAGCGACGCCATCCTGGTCGGCGCGGGCACGATCCGCTCGGACAACCCCCGGCTCCTCGTCAACTCCGCCGAGCGGCGGGCGGCCCGGGTCGACGCGGGCCGCCCCGCCTACCCGTTGAAGGTCACCGTCAGCGGGTCCGGGGACCTCGACCCCGACGCGCGGTTCTGGCACACGGGCGGCGAGAAGATCGTCTACACCACGGACAAGGGGGCCGCACGGGCCGCCGACGCCCTGCGCGGTCCGGCCGTCGACGTGGTCTCGACGGGGGCCGAACTGGACTGGCGCACCGTGCTCGAACACCTTTACGGCGTTCGGGGGGTGCGACGCCTCATGGTCGAGGGCGGCGGACGGGTGCACACCCAGCTCATGGGCCAGGGCCTGGCCGACGAGCTGCAGCTCGCCGTCGCGCCGCTCTTCGTGGGCCAGGCGGACGCGCCACGGCTGTTCGGACCCGGGGGATACCCGCCCGGGCGGATGCGGCTGGTGGAGACCCGGGCGGTGGGAGACGTCGTCCTCATCCGCTACGTCCCCACGGCACCCGGCACCGGTGCGCTCGCCACCGCCGCGGACCGGCGGTGGCTCGGCGTGGCGTGCGAGCTGGCCGCGCTGTGCCCCCCGTCACGGACCGCGTTCAGCGTGGGCGCGGTGGTGGTGGCCGCGGACGGCACCGAGCTGGCCCGCGGACACTCGCGGGAGGGGGGAGACCCGGTCGCCCACGCCGAGGAGGCGGCACTCGCCAAGATCGCCGCCGGGGATGCGCGGCTGGCGTCCGCCACCGTCTACAGCAGCCTGGAGCCCTGCGCCCGGCGGGCCTCGCGGCCCGCGCCCTGCGCCCGGCTGATCCTCGACGCGGGGGTGCGCAGGGTGGTGACCGCCTGGCGGGAGCCGGACACGTTCGTCGCGGGCGCGGACGGAAGCGGGCTGCTGGCGGCCGCGGGGGCGGACGTCGTCGTGCTCCCGGAGTTCGCCGAGCGGGCCGAGGCGCCCAACCGGCACCTTCTCGGCGCCGGCTAGCGGAGGGGTTCCCGCGGCCGGGTCGCCCGGCCGCGGGCGTCGCGGTCGGGGGTCGGGGGGCCTGCCCGTGGGGCGTGCGTGAACGGGTGTGCTCGGGGGGTCGAACATGGCGTACACTGGTGTCAACGACGCGGGGTGGAGCAGCTCGGTAGCTCGCTGGGCTCATAACCCAGAGGTCGCAGGTTCAAATCCTGTCCCCGCTACTGAAGGCCAAGGGCCGGAACTCGGATTCACGAGTTCCGGCCCTTGGTGTTTCCGGCCCTTCTCAGCGATTCCGGACCTTTCCCTTCCCTGGTGTTTCCCGTCCTCGCCTTTTTGGCGCGCGCCACCGGAAACGGGGCCGTCGCCCGGTCGGGCCACACCGCTGGCCGCCTCCCCCCGCTGCGGGAAACCTGGACGGGTGGGGCAACGAGGACGTGCGCAGCGGGCCGAGCGGCCCTACGGCCGGCCGGGCGGACGGCTGCCCGGTGCCCCCGTGCCCGATCCCGGGCCGGCCGGCGAGCCGCCACGGGTTCCGGTCGGGACGGAAGCGCGCCGGATCTCCGGCGCCTCGACCCTGGTACGGGCGCTGCCGGTGCTGCTCGTCGTCGTCGCGGTGGTCTACGACGTCCTGACGCCCCCCGACTTCACCGCGGCCCCGCTCTTCACGGCCGCCCCGCTCGTCGCCGCGCCGCTCTTCTCACTGCGCGGCACCTTGCTCACGGGGGCCCTGACGCTGGCCGCGCTGCTCGCGATGCGGCTCAGGTTCGGTCTGCGCCTGGGGATCGGCTCGATCACCGAGGTCGTCACGGTGGCGACCGTCGTCGTCCTCGCCGTCCTCATCAACGTCCTCGCCCGCCGCTCGGACGAACGGCTCGCCTCGGCCCGCCAGATCGCCGAGGCGGCGCAGCGCGCCGTGCTCCCGGAACCCGAGGGGCGGATCGGCGGCCTGGAGGTCGCGGCGCGCTACGAGGCCGCCCAGGAGGGCGCGTCCATCGGCGGCGACCTGTACGCGGTGCAGGACACACCGCACGGCGTACGGCTGGTGGTGGGCGACGTCCGCGGGAAGGGCATCGGCGCGGTGGCCGCCGTGGCGGTGGTCATCGGGGCGTTCCGGGAGGCGGCCGAGCAGGAGGCGACGGTCGAGGCGGTCGCGCGGCGGCTGGAACGGGCCCTGGCCCGCGAGGGCACCCGGCGCGAGGACCCGGACGCCTTCGAGGGCTTCACCACGGCCGTCCTCGCGGAGGTCCCGCACGACGGCGACGTGGTGCGGATCGTCAACCGCGGCCATCCCTCACCGCTGCTCCTGCACGCGGACGGCACGCTGGTCACCCTCGCCGCCGCGGATCCCGCGCTGCCGCTCGGCATGGGCGAGCTCGGATCCTGGCCCGACCGCACGGAGACGGTGGACTTCCCGCCCGGCTCCACGCTGCTGGTCCACACGGACGGGCTGTCCGAGGCGCGCGACGGCCGGGGCGACTTCTACGAGCCGGCCGAACGGCTCGCGGGACGGACCTTCCGTGACCCGGACGCCCTGCTGGCCGAGCTCGCTGCGGGGGTCCGCCGGCACACCGGTGGCGCGCTCTCGGACGACATGGCACTGCTCGCCGTACGGCGGCCCGGGCGGACGGCCGAGTTCCTCGGCCCTTGTCACGAGGGGTAGTCGGACGCTGTCCCTCCGCACGGCGCCTGACGCACCGTCAGAACGAGTGGCGGAAACAGGTCCGGTCGACTCGCCCGGTTTCCCTCGGTCATGCCCCGTAAGTCCTGGCCAAGAGTGCGCAATGATCAGCACGAACGGCTTGGAATCCGGTACCCGCGTCTATTAACGTTCGATAACGCAGCGCGGTTGTCCCAGCCGTCACAAGAGATGGCTCCGTGCGCACGCGCCGAATCCCGCGAGGGAACCGGGGAACCACCAACTTGGGGTGAATCGAGCGTCTTTCACGGTGGAGACACCGTGGGGTGACGCGCGTAGGAGACCTTCCTGCTCCGAACCCGTCAGCTAACCCGGTAGGCGAGAAGGAAGGAAAGGAGCGCGCCCACGTGGCGTCCAACCGGCCTGCCCAGGCCTCTTCGTTCGCGCCGAACGACATCCAGACATTCGGGTACGACCGCGGCGACGACGAGGGCCCCTGGGAGGAGTGGAATCCCACCGCGGATTCCGTCGCTCCCGTCCGCGGCCGGCACCGCGTCTCCAAGCAGCGCGGAGGCGGACTCGCCCGCAGCTCCACCGTTCTCGGCGTCGGTGTCCTGGCCGCCGTCGGCGCGGGTGGCATCGCCACCGCCGCGCCCGGCAAGCCGCCCGTGTCGATCTCGCTGCCCGACCTCTCCTCGGTCACCCAGTCGGCCAAGGCCCTGATATCCGACGGCGGTTCCAGCACGCCGAAGGGCTCCTCCACCCCGCTCACCGGCGCCGGCCTCACCACCGCCGACGCCGCGCAGGGCAACGCGGACGCCGGTGAGGCGCTGCGTGCCCGGATCATCGAGCAGGCCGAGTCCCAGCAGGACCAGGTCGACCGTGCCGCCCAGAGCGCCGCCGAGACCGCCGCCGCGAAGAAGGCGGTCGCGCTGGCCGCCGAGCAGCAGGACAAGGCCGAGGCCAAGGTCGCCGCCGACAAGAAGAAGGCGGAGGACGAGGCCAAGCAGAAGGCCGAGACCGCGCGCCTCGCGGAGCTCGCGAAGAGCTACTCGCTGCCGACCTCCTCGTACACCCTGACCTCCCGCTTCGGCGACGCCGGATCCATGTGGTCCTCCGGTTACCACACCGGTCTCGACTTCGCCGCCCCCACCGGCACGCTGATCAAGGCGGTCCACAGCGGCACCGTCACGGAGGCGGGCTGGGCCGGCGCGTACGGCTACCGGACGATCCTCACCCTCGACGACGGCACGGAGCTGTGGTTCTGCCACCAGTCGTCGATCAGCGTCAGCGTGGGGCAGAAGGTGGCCACGGGCGACGTCATCGGACGGGTGGGCGCGACCGGCAACGTGACCGGGCCGCACCTCCACCTGGAGGTCCACCCCGGCGGCGGTGACGCGATCGACCCGATGGCGTGGCTGCACAGCAAGGGCATCAACCCCTGAGCCAACACCCGCCATGAGTACGGCGGGTGCGGAATGCAGTCGTCCGGTACGGCTGTTGCAATGGGGTATGACACCTCTCCGCAAGCTCGGTTCCTCAGACCTCGAGGTCTTCCCGCTCGCCCTCGGCGGCAACGTCTTCGGCTGGACCGCCGACGAGGCGCAGTCCTTCGCCGTCCTCGACGCGTACACGGCCGGGGGCGGCAACTTCGTCGACACCGCGGACAGCTACTCGGCGTGGGTGCCCGGCAACAAGGGCGGTGAGTCCGAGACGATCATCGGCAAGTGGTTCGCCGCGCGCGGCAACCGCTCCGACGTCGTCCTCGCCACCAAGGTCGGCGCCCATCCGCAGTACAAGGGGCTGGCCCCGGACACCATCAGGGCGGCGGCCGACGCGTCACTGCGCCGGCTCGGCACGGACCACATCGACCTCTACTACACGCACTTCGACGACACCTCGGTCCCGGTCGAGGAGATCATCGGCACGCTCGACGAGCTGGTCCGGGCCGGCAAGGTCCGGGAGATCGGCGCCTCCAACCTCTCCGCCGAGCGGCTCGCGGAGTCCCTGGAGTTCTCCGACCGCGAGGGCCTCGCGCGCTACACCGTGCTCCAGCCCCACTACAACCTCGTCTCGCGCGACACCTACGAGGGCCCGCTCCAGGAGGTCGCCTCCCGGACCGGACTGGCCGCCGTCCCGTACTTCGCCCTCGCCGCCGGCTTCCTCACCGGCAAGTACCGTCCCGGCACGTCCGTCGACTCGGCGCGGGCCGAGGGCGCGGGCAAGCACCTGGA includes:
- a CDS encoding FG-GAP repeat domain-containing protein, whose protein sequence is MRRVAVATAASAALAGGLIPLLPASASAVGAAQETVVPATQRSTYTSAALFNGSTYGGHDGAGARGVFHRLEGYSGLVWTRYADGVSVPVKQPAGVLGTWGTGSDVLAYRYENRRVDLWDATDGSTRTVQPPAGMGLFTAYGDLAIGYRVVTAEDGRTSKEMHLLFPEPDGTTRDVPVTGLPAGLQLLSPRGGDSDGLLFDAFQDGRYRAVMVDRRTGQVSGMTAPRSEVYLDAQVTPEHVVLFNAGEAKVLVLGRSDLSAAPTEVTLDGGSGVNPAQDLAVVGDWLVHRPSGGTTVTAVPVTGGPAVTVLPVSDPYISAVPDGTAVAMGRTASGDWGIQRIHAGDDGRPVVTPVKPLPKPPARVQGISLDQGRLVVTDTSRNGTRDDYARTVAVTGSPEFGERADFTPRLASNVVFGSCATDGEACAPLHGTADGRIVWLEHGSATEEVLRANGPTAAGLWQRSVPAGGRVTDVSGRYVLHTTADKQYVYAIGDDGAPVVTRAPGAAALSGNVLWTPGATPGTVTAYDLSAKRTVETLTTDAGCAPTELQALGRWIYWTCDGRAGVFDRTTKRSVAVPADEAKLGDGYVVTHDRRAGKLTLTTVAGGGAESRVIGDLPDTGVSQRDVRWTVDESGANAAYVDDQERVHLVPSGVPQQPLGLLSPAANASSVHARTSDATPDTLTTLLLSKPAAKWDLTVRSRATGKVYDDGRDGGAARGELNVGWSGDDPALNGDTSLPDGSYDWTVSVTPADGVGGPLQVRGTVRLKGGSPVRHDHVGSDGQPDGVGDLLTLNSSGGLTFQQGDGKGAFAGKVTGGGWSAKTVAVPFGDLNGDRCNDVLVRMSDGSLRGYKPSCGTAPASSTSYKSLGTGWNAYDVLTSPGDLTGDRRADLLARKASTGDLYLFAAKSDGTLAAGKKIRSAWTGYTKIVGAGDLNGDGIGDLLARDKAGTLYRYSGTGTGLLKDRVKVFSAWGASYNAVVGVGDITGDGKSDLVERDTAGNLYRNAGTGTGSFGSRVKIAGGWQGYKGLF
- a CDS encoding amino acid permease — encoded protein: MTDDARTSGLSDEERLAQLGYTQVLARRMSAFSNYAVSFTIISVLSGCLTLYLFGMNTGGPAVITWGWVAVGLMTLFVGLSMAEICSAYPTSAGLYFWAHRLAPERSAAAWAWFTGWFNVLGQVAVTAGIDFGAASFLGAYLNLQFDFEVTPGRTILLFAGILVLHGLLNTFGVRIVALLNDISVWWHVLGVAVIVGALAFVPDHHQSASFVFTHFVNNTGWGSGVYVVLVGLLMAQYTFTGYDASAHMTEETHDASTAGPKGIVQSIWTSWIAGFVLLLGFTFAIQSYDKELGSATGAPPAQILLDALGATAGKLLLLVVIGAQLFCGMASVTANSRMIYAFSRDGALPFSRVWHTVSPRTRTPVAAVWLAALAALVLGLPYLINVTAYAAVTSIAVIGLYIAYVIPTLLRLRKGEAFERGPWHLGRWSRAIGVVSVVWVAVITVLFMLPQVSPVTWETFNYAPVAVLVVLGSAAAWWTASARHWFLNPDHARNRAREAARKGAPEPVDP
- a CDS encoding GTP cyclohydrolase II, yielding MRDFPTATVRTRVAVPLRFGDGYSVDAELVTFHGLTDGREHLAVVIGDAGATPLVRLHSECLTGDVFGSARCDCGPQLREAVERIAERGGVLLYLRQEGRGIGLYNKLDAYALQDQGLDTYAANAALGLPEDDRDYTAAAQMLRALGIGSLDLLSNNPDKAEQLRDLGIEVSHRVPTGVFTTAHNVRYLRAKVLQTQHTLSLPELTAG
- a CDS encoding MarR family winged helix-turn-helix transcriptional regulator, encoding MTTRWLTPAEQRAWRSYVAAASLLEDTIDRQLQAEAGMPHLYYSILAMLSEAPERQLRMTDLAEVLKITRSRLTYGVTRLANDGLVRREGCPTDRRGHVAVLTDEGMDVLERAAPGHVEQVRTALFDRLTPEQVGQLEEICASVIHGIQGDGPGIQGEDLPWRRRSS
- a CDS encoding dihydrofolate reductase family protein; translated protein: MPHPYVLLSAAVSLDGFLDDTGPERLLLSGPADFDRVDEVRASSDAILVGAGTIRSDNPRLLVNSAERRAARVDAGRPAYPLKVTVSGSGDLDPDARFWHTGGEKIVYTTDKGAARAADALRGPAVDVVSTGAELDWRTVLEHLYGVRGVRRLMVEGGGRVHTQLMGQGLADELQLAVAPLFVGQADAPRLFGPGGYPPGRMRLVETRAVGDVVLIRYVPTAPGTGALATAADRRWLGVACELAALCPPSRTAFSVGAVVVAADGTELARGHSREGGDPVAHAEEAALAKIAAGDARLASATVYSSLEPCARRASRPAPCARLILDAGVRRVVTAWREPDTFVAGADGSGLLAAAGADVVVLPEFAERAEAPNRHLLGAG
- a CDS encoding PP2C family protein-serine/threonine phosphatase, encoding MGQRGRAQRAERPYGRPGGRLPGAPVPDPGPAGEPPRVPVGTEARRISGASTLVRALPVLLVVVAVVYDVLTPPDFTAAPLFTAAPLVAAPLFSLRGTLLTGALTLAALLAMRLRFGLRLGIGSITEVVTVATVVVLAVLINVLARRSDERLASARQIAEAAQRAVLPEPEGRIGGLEVAARYEAAQEGASIGGDLYAVQDTPHGVRLVVGDVRGKGIGAVAAVAVVIGAFREAAEQEATVEAVARRLERALAREGTRREDPDAFEGFTTAVLAEVPHDGDVVRIVNRGHPSPLLLHADGTLVTLAAADPALPLGMGELGSWPDRTETVDFPPGSTLLVHTDGLSEARDGRGDFYEPAERLAGRTFRDPDALLAELAAGVRRHTGGALSDDMALLAVRRPGRTAEFLGPCHEG
- a CDS encoding M23 family metallopeptidase; its protein translation is MASNRPAQASSFAPNDIQTFGYDRGDDEGPWEEWNPTADSVAPVRGRHRVSKQRGGGLARSSTVLGVGVLAAVGAGGIATAAPGKPPVSISLPDLSSVTQSAKALISDGGSSTPKGSSTPLTGAGLTTADAAQGNADAGEALRARIIEQAESQQDQVDRAAQSAAETAAAKKAVALAAEQQDKAEAKVAADKKKAEDEAKQKAETARLAELAKSYSLPTSSYTLTSRFGDAGSMWSSGYHTGLDFAAPTGTLIKAVHSGTVTEAGWAGAYGYRTILTLDDGTELWFCHQSSISVSVGQKVATGDVIGRVGATGNVTGPHLHLEVHPGGGDAIDPMAWLHSKGINP
- a CDS encoding aldo/keto reductase; this encodes MTPLRKLGSSDLEVFPLALGGNVFGWTADEAQSFAVLDAYTAGGGNFVDTADSYSAWVPGNKGGESETIIGKWFAARGNRSDVVLATKVGAHPQYKGLAPDTIRAAADASLRRLGTDHIDLYYTHFDDTSVPVEEIIGTLDELVRAGKVREIGASNLSAERLAESLEFSDREGLARYTVLQPHYNLVSRDTYEGPLQEVASRTGLAAVPYFALAAGFLTGKYRPGTSVDSARAEGAGKHLETERGPRVLDALAEIAGAHDVAVATVALAWLAARPTVAAPIASARTVDQLPALLAVADLTLKDDELARLTEASA